The Procambarus clarkii isolate CNS0578487 chromosome 24, FALCON_Pclarkii_2.0, whole genome shotgun sequence genome includes a region encoding these proteins:
- the LOC123761625 gene encoding uncharacterized protein, which produces MATYGPEDLASRELSCPICFEDYNGQNTKRIPKLLPCLHTFCSDCTKKLWKSNGSIECSMCRMLHEEVKLDDLLDNYVIVEHLRKELEKRDHELAMRIDQGLCDLDFGISSRDSRPSSRESAGSRHSSASSRHSSASSRHSSAISRHSSASSRHSSASSRHSSAISRHSSTISRHSSTISRHGSASSRHSIASSRHSSASSWHSIGSSRHSIASSRHSIASSRHSIASSRHSIASSRHSIASSRHSSASSKHSDASSRHSIASSRHSSSSSNEHSDASSRHSSASSTSSRHSSASSRHSSASSKHSDASSMHSSASSSHSSNSFGLWPILKHKTLKYKATKHRPTPSIPQTVCIQPTKKRQRQEFLCCSSQQEPSTSYTNSPTPPPRKCKKTRRFSKFPTNHEEWTKIGHSIASLQATVMQVTAAIQKRTHAKQHACSTAVSHFRSHNS; this is translated from the exons ATGGCAACGTACGGCCCAGAAGACCTGGCCTCGAGGGAGTTGTCATGCCCCATCTGTTTTGAGGATTACAACGGTCAAAACACCAAAAGAATACCCAAGCTGCTACCCTGTCTTCACACCTTCTGCAGCGATTGCACCAAAAAGTTGTGGAAGAGTAATGGATCTATCGAGTGTTCCATGTGTCGGATGTTACATGAAGAGGTCAAATTAGATGACCTCTTGGACAACTATGTGATAGTTGAGCATCTCAG GAAAGAGCTGGAGAAGCGAGACCATGAGCTGGCAATGAGAATTGATCAGGGTCTATGTGACTTGGACTT TGGCATCAGCAGTAGAGACAGTAGACCCAGCAGCAGAGAAAGTGCCGGTAGCAGGCACAGCAGCGCCAGTAGCAGGCACAGCAGCGCCAGTAGCAGGCACAGCAGCGCCATTAGCAGGCACAGCAGCGCCAGTAGCAGGCACAGCAGCGCCAGTAGCAGGCACAGCAGCGCCATTAGCAGGCACAGCAGCACCATTAGCAGGCACAGCAGCACCATTAGCAGGCACGGCAGTGCCAGTAGCAGGCACAGCATTGCCAGTAGCAGGCATAGTAGTGCCAGTAGCTGGCACAGCATCGGCAGTAGCAGGCACAGCATCGCCAGTAGCAGGCACAGCATCGCCAGTAGCAGGCACAGCATCGCCAGTAGCAGGCACAGCATCGCCAGTAGCAGGCACAGCATCGCCAGTAGCAGGCACAGCAGCGCCAGTAGCAAGCACAGTGATGCCAGTAGCAGGCACAGCATCGCCAGTAGcaggcacagcagcagcagcagtaacgagCACAGTGATGCCAGTAGCAGGCACAGCAGtgccagcagcaccagtagcaggcACAGCAGTGCCAGCAGCAGGCACAGCAGTGCCAGTAGCAAGCACAGTGATGCCAGTAGCATGCACAGCAGTGCtagcagcagccacagcagcaacTCTTTTGGTTTATG GCCAATCTTGAAACACAAAACATTGAAGTACAAGGCTACCAAGCATCGTCCTACTCCTAGCATACCCCAAACTGTGTGCATACAGCCTACAAAGAAACGCCAGCGCCAGGAATTTCTCTGCTGCTCCTCACAGCAGGAACCCTCGACTAGCTACACAAACAGCCCTACGCCACCTCCccggaaatgcaagaaaactcgtaGATTTTCAAAATTCCCAACTAACCATGAGGAATGGACAAAAATCGGTCATTCCATTGCATCATTACAGGCCACTGTGATGCAGGTCACAGCAGCTATCCAAAAACGAACACATGCTAAACAGCATGCATGTTCAACAGCTGTCTCCCACTTCAGATCCCACAATTCCTGA